A segment of the Candidatus Tanganyikabacteria bacterium genome:
CCTCCCGACCACGGTGAACATCGGCGTGGGCGCCTCCATCGACTTCCTGGCGGGCCGGGTGCGGCGCGCCCCGGCCTGGATCGGGCGCCTGGGGCTCGAATGGCTGTTTCGGCTGGCGCTGGAGCCCAGGCGGCTCTGGCGCCGCTATCTGCTGCGCGATCTGCCCTTCCTCGCGCGGCTACTGGCTAGTGGTGGTCACCTCTCCTAGCTCGGAGACGACGTACTGGAACTTGCCCGACGGGGCCGTGGGAATTTCCGGCACGTTGGCGATCGTGATCGCCATGGCGCCGAGGTAATCGCGCAGGTAGCCGGTGAGGGTCTCCTTATCCTCCGGAGTGAGGGGATCCGCCACGAACTGCCAGACAAGCTCGTCGCGCGACCGCTGCACGACCTGGTAGCGGCGGACATTGCGGTTGTAACTGATCGCGGTTTCGTTGATGAGGTGCGTGAAGTACTCGGGATGAAGGCGGTTGCCATCCAGCCCTATCACGACGTTGCCCACGCGGCCGAGGATCTTCTCGAAGACCGGTCCGCGGCGTCCGCATGCGCACGTTTCGGCCGCCAACCTGACCTGGTCTCCCAGTTTGTAGCGGATGAAGGGAAATGCCAGATTGTCCAGGTCCGTCAGGATGAGCGTGCCGTCAGGCTCGACTTCGGCCCAGACGCGCTCCCAGCAGACGTGCAGGCCTTTGTGGTGATCGCATTCGAAAGCGATTGACTTGATCTCGCTGGAGCCGTACTGGTCGAAAGCTTCGCAGCCAAAAACCTTGCGGAAGAGCGGTCGGTACTCGTCGAACAAGGGCTCGACCGTCGTCACGAGGGCCGCAAGGCGCGGGTGGTAGCCGTGCTCGTCGAATAGGCGCGCCAACTCGTAAATGGAGAGGCAATAGCCCTGCAACAGCTGTGGCTTCACGCGCTCGAAAACGTCCTTGAGCTCCTCAAAGCGGCCCGGACGGATGCGGAAGGCATCGATCGGTTCGTCGCGTTCAAGCAGACAGCGCGTGCGCTTCTTGAGCCGCTTGAGCCAGGTGTCGTCCGCGACGCGTCCGCCCCAGACCGTAATCTTGGGTGCCGAATAGTCCACTCCCATCCAGTCGTTGAATCGGAAGATCGCGCCCTGCATCGAGCTTTGGGCGTCCGAATCCTGGTAGAAGCGGAGCGGCTCGCCCGTCGTTCCGCCGGTCTGGCCGACGCGGACCTTGGGCAAACGGCCTAGGTTGTCAGTGACGAAGCGCTTGTAGGCCGCCCGGACTCGCGACTTGTCGAGGATCGGGAAGGCCTGCAAGACCTCGGGCGAATCGACGGTGGCCGGATCGATGCGATTTTCCGCGAGCACCTGGGCGTAGAACGGCACGTGCGCTTGGCAATGGTAGAGAAGCCGCCGAAGCTTGGCTACCTGGAACTCCTTCATCTGGGCGGGCGAGAACCACTGCGTTTTCAGGTAGGTTTGGTAGCATCGCCATGACGACCTGCCGGACAACAGGTCGTAAGCGCGCATCCGGATGCTCACGGCTTGGCGACCACCTGTGTGGGAAGCTCCACGTGGCCCCGCCAGCCGA
Coding sequences within it:
- a CDS encoding WecB/TagA/CpsF family glycosyltransferase, which encodes LPTTVNIGVGASIDFLAGRVRRAPAWIGRLGLEWLFRLALEPRRLWRRYLLRDLPFLARLLASGGHLS
- a CDS encoding phenylacetate--CoA ligase family protein, which produces MSIRMRAYDLLSGRSSWRCYQTYLKTQWFSPAQMKEFQVAKLRRLLYHCQAHVPFYAQVLAENRIDPATVDSPEVLQAFPILDKSRVRAAYKRFVTDNLGRLPKVRVGQTGGTTGEPLRFYQDSDAQSSMQGAIFRFNDWMGVDYSAPKITVWGGRVADDTWLKRLKKRTRCLLERDEPIDAFRIRPGRFEELKDVFERVKPQLLQGYCLSIYELARLFDEHGYHPRLAALVTTVEPLFDEYRPLFRKVFGCEAFDQYGSSEIKSIAFECDHHKGLHVCWERVWAEVEPDGTLILTDLDNLAFPFIRYKLGDQVRLAAETCACGRRGPVFEKILGRVGNVVIGLDGNRLHPEYFTHLINETAISYNRNVRRYQVVQRSRDELVWQFVADPLTPEDKETLTGYLRDYLGAMAITIANVPEIPTAPSGKFQYVVSELGEVTTTSQ